ccgacagtgcagctctccctcagtactgaccctccgacagtatcgcactccctcagtactgcccctccgacagtgcagcgctccctcagtactgaccctccgacagtgcagcactccctcagtactgcctctttgacagtgcagctctccctcagtactgaccctccgacagtgccgctctccctcagtactgaccctccgacagtgcagctctccctcagtactgaccctccgacagtgccgctctccctcagtactgcccctttgacagtgcagctctccctcagtactgaccgttcgacagtgcagcactccctcagtactgaccctccgacagtgccgcactccctcagtactgcccctttgacagtgcagcgctcccccgaaGGATGCAGAGACACGGGGAAGGACCCTGCGGCACAGGGAATGACCTTGAGGCACAAGGAATGACCTCGAGTCACAGGGAATGATCTAGAGTCACAGGGGAGGATCCAGAGAAGTGGGGAAGGACGCAGAGACACAAGGAAGGACCCTGAGGCACGGcaatgacccagaggcacagggaaggatgcagaggcacagggaatgaccctgagacacagggaaggacccagaggcacgaggaaggacccagaggcacagggaaggatgcagaggtacgaggaatgatccagaggcacgaggaaggacccagaggcacgaGGAAGGACGCAGAGGAAcggggaatgatccagaggcacggggaaggatccagaggcacggggaaggatccagaggcacagggaaggatgcagaggcacggggaaggacccagaggaacggggaaggacccagaggcacagggaatgacccagaggcacagggaaggacccagaggcacggggaatgacccagaggcacatGGAAGGACgcagaggcacggggaatgacccacaggcacagggaaggatgcagaggcacgaggaatgatccagaggcacagggaaggacccagaggcacagggaaggatgcagaggcacagggaatgatccagaggcacggggaatgatccagaggcacggggaaggacccagaggcacggggaaggacccagaggcacagggaatgatccagaggcacagggaaagacccagaggcacggggaaggacccagaggcacaggaaatgatccagaggcacagggaaagacccagaggcacggggaaggacccagaggcacagggaatgacccagaggcacggggaatgacccagaggcacggggaatgacccagaggcatggggaatgacccagaggcatggggaaggacccagaggcacggggaatgacccagaggcacagggaatgacccagaggcatggggaaggacccagaggcacggggaaggacccagaggcacagggaatgatccagaggcacagggaaagacccagaggcacggggaaggacccagaggcacaggaaatgatccagaggcacagggaaagtcccagaggcacggggaaggacccagaggcacagggaatgacccagaggcacggggaatgacccagaggcacggggaatgacccagaggcatggggaatgacccagaggcatggggaaggacccagaggcacggggaatgacccagaggcacagggaatgacccagaggcatggggaaggacccagaggcacggggaatgacccagaggcacagggaatgatccagaggcacagggaatgacccagaggcacggggaatgacccagaggcatgGGGAAGGACCCTGTGGGCCCCCAAGACACGGGGAAAAGCCCTGCGGCCCTCCCGAGAATCGGGGATGGACCCAGAGTTCCAGGAAGTACCTCGCGGCCCCCCCGAGACACAGGGAAAGACCCTGAGCCCCCCCCCGATTTGCCACTCACCCCAGGGTACGTTGATCCCCCGCAGGAGGCTGGCGTGCTCGATATGACAGGAGTAGCTCTTCCTGTCGTCTCCACTCAGCTCGATCGTTTTCAGTACCCGATAGGTCATATCCTGGTTGGGCAGCACGTCACTGGATTCAATGTCAGCGACCTCCTCGCCATTCCCCAACCAAGTCACCTCGATGGCCCAGGGGTAGAACCCCGACACAAGGCAGGAGACCCTTAGCACTCTGTCCCCGTCACTCCTCTTCCCAATAAACACCTCAGGGGCGACTGAGAGATTTAAACAAAGAGTACAATCGGTGACAAGTTCTCTTCTTTTGCCTTCATTTCTTCCCCGCCCACCACCATCAATTTTCTCGGCCTGAAGGCAGATGACTGATGCTGAGAGACAGCTGGAGTTCACCGGAGTTCAGCTGAGGggtcacctgatagaggtcgttaagattatgaaagggtttgataggatagacgtagggaAGATGGGCGCTAAatagggccgtgtagcgcccgttgtttcggtgctagacggcctctccgacatccaagatcgCATctcggatgcgcacgcacgtttcctgcgtgacgtgcgccagacgccatcttggtataggagttcgtgcaggcgcagataacgaacactggaatcatgtaaagtagggagaaaatggcttcagtcagtgtgcaacgctgatttaaagtgatagacaccatttcgggacttaacgctcaactcaacccacagtcttaaccctgaccatctgaacgtgtcttacagttcctggaggaccccccaccggcactatttaaagggaccatgcaggatttacaggttagtggctggattattgcttctggctgccgaaacattcaaaactgtttttggaggtctcctacacttgaatactaggacgcggggacatcgcgaaacatttagagccaggaggtgcaggagtgaagttaggaaatgcttctacacacaaagggtgggagatgtttggaacgctcttctgcagacgacagttgatgctagctcacttgtgaatgttaaatctgagattgatcgatttctgtgaaacaagggtattatgggatatggggctaaggtgggtatatggagttaggtcacaggtccaccatgatctcattgaatggtggaacaggctcgaggggctaaatgtcactgccacttgctgcctcttgatatgcgccaccttctcctgtgtctgggtgatgtgcctgtcatggttgaatagctgccagtgcgtgtggcctgtgagttgtgggtgggcggcttgaaacagtggtaatgtggaagggtgagaggaagcatctgatgggaagagttgagtactgatggaaagagtttgttggtatgtgggtgatgggggtgtagtgtgtggggcagttggttggagacaccacttgacagttgacctcactcaccttgaccactcatgtcaaagcattgaacttcttcctgcactgcatccatgttcatgatgctgtgagcctggcattgacttcgtcccccgttgcctcccactggcttttgagtatatgtctggagggtctctgccccccccctcccttccccccactgtggatataggatgtccccccttctgtccacctcttgcaccaaggcctctagtgcatcagcagagaaccttggtgcacgcactctcacagggctggtaccaactcagatcggcagattggtgaggtctgttgtgcagattggaggatgtgggatttagtagtgtgcaacctttattcaatgttttaacataactcatcagtgtgtaaacatagggatgggacctgcatcgtgTTTTACgtatgtgatgtctgatctccgttcagactccgtgcagactgttattttcagcaaataacaggtaccagctacctttaagagatttccaacaaacatcctccctttaagagattggactccctctggtggtggaaagtgtgaattgcattgattccaggtgcaaggcctgggatgGAACGTTGATCGCAGGTCGGTCCTCGGGTGGgtcgaaacttgcatcctgcctgcgccgGGACCATTGGACACGGGGTAAAGCACATCGCGCTGcccccgcccaaaaacggccACATCCAAATTTTTCCctcgatgtttccacttgtggcagaggccagaacgaggggccataaatataagagagtcactaataaatccaatggggaattcaggagaaactcagagagtggtttgaatgtggagctcgctctcacaaggagtagttgaggcgaatagcacagatgcctttaaggggaagctggataaacacatgagggagaaaggaatagaaggatatgctgatagggggagatgaagtagggagggtgcagcaataacactggcatagacctgttgggccgaatggcctgtttctgtgttgtaaattccatgtaacggGTCACGTTCCGGTAACGCACACAAGCACCCAGTGTTCACGAGTGAGCCTTCACAGTGAGGACCAGgacgctattcaaccatgggggtatTACAACTTAGTTGAACCCCGTTCTCACCCGATGTCAACACGCACGGGCTTTCCAGCCGGGGAGACTGAGTCGGTCATCGGATTTAGGTCACCTGCCCGATTatctcccccatccccaccccacccaccccaaggggtactgaggccaggtGCAGACTGGGAATATAAACTTTGCCTGTCCGGCACCTCCAGTTCCCGCTCGCTCGAGGTACCTTTCCTCTGTAGTGCTTCTCGCCCAGCCCGAAGGTATATCAGCAGCCACTTCACACAGTCCTTTTCCAACAGGGTCTTGAAGTATTTGTTCATGAAGGTGTTCGCATTCCACCGGTCTGCTAAAGTCTGGAACTCTGGATTCACCGCAATCCAACTCAATCTGTCCTTGTCAAAAACATACGCGTCCTCCCCGTCATATCCAAACTTTATAAACCCCTCCGTGGAGTTGTCGCTGTTCAGTTCGCAGCCACACATTCCCTGGACAAAGAAAACACCTGGAAAAACAACtcaagtcaattgaaaatgtgaAAAGGGTTCGATCGGgtacatacaacaacaacaacttgcatttatatagcgcctttcacggagtaaaacatcacaaggcacttgacaaacaaaatttgacactgagccacataaggagatattaggacaggtgaccaaaagcttggacaaagaggtaggtttgaaggagcatcttaaaggaggagagagaggcggagaggtttagggagggaattccagagggactatttcctcaggtgggggaatcaagatctTCGATTtaaagccaggccatttaggagtgaaatcaggaagcactttatcacacaaaggggagtgggaatcaggaactctctcccccaaaaggctgtgggatgCTGGCGGcccattggagctttcaagactgagattgttaaatttttgttaggtaagggtatcgatggATAGGAAGCAAAGGCTGGAAAATGGAGTTACggtgcagattagccatgatataaatgaatggtggagcaggctcgaggggctgaatggcctcttcctcttTCGATGCTCCTAAGCAGCTGTGTTACGTTGAGGTTCCATTTATGTCCTGCTGTCTTGAACTTTAACCTTAGCAATAGGTTAGATTGTCACAAAGAGTCATCGATCTCTGGAATTTCaacgggatgagaacagatctggtcccgggtaaatcggaatcaaagattgtcaggcaaaactgtaattgaacagcgggcggcctttaaggaggagatggttcgggtacagtctccacgagggggaaagggagggcaactaaagccagagctccctggatgacaaaagagatagagagtaagatgaaacagaaaaaaggggcatatgacagatgtcaggttgataatacaagtgaggaccaggcagaatatagaaagttcagaggggaagtgaaaaaggaaataagaggggcaaagagagagtctgagaatagactggcggccaacataaaagggaatccaaaagtcttctataggcatctaaacagtaaacaggtagtaagaggaggggtggggccgattagggaccataaaggagatctactcatggaggcagaggagatggccaaggtactaaatgagtaatttgcatctgtctttaccaaggaagaagatgctgccagagtctcagtaaaggaagatatagttcaggtactggatgggctaaaaattgataaagaggaggtacttgaaaggctagctgtatttaaagtagatcagtcacccagtccggataggatgcatcctaggttgctgagggaagtaagggtggaaattgcggagatactggccataatcttccaaacatccgtagatacaggggtggtgccagaggactggagaattgcaaaagttatatccttgttcaaaaaaaggtgtaaggataaacccagcaactacaggtcagtcagtttaacctcggtggtggggaaacttttagaaatgataatccgggacagaattaacagtcacttggacgagtgtgaattgattagggaaagccagcacggatttaaaggcaaaacatatttaactaacctgatacagttttttgatgaggtaacagagagagtagatgagggcaatgcagttgatgtgatgtgtatggacttccaaaaggcgtttgataaagtgccgcatggtcggcttatcatcaagattgcggcccatggaataaagggggcagtagggacaggaaacagagagtagtggtgaacgattgtttttcggactggagggaggtgcacagtagtgttccccaggggtcggtgctgggaccactgcttttcttgatatatattaatgacttcaacttgggtgtacggggcacaatttcaaaatttgcagatggcacaaagctcggaaaggtagtgaacagtgaggatagtgatagacttcaagaggatatagacaggctggtggaatgggcagacacgtggcagatgaaatttaatgcagaaaaacgcgaagtgatacatttcgataggaagaacgaggagaggcaatataaactagagggcacaactctaaaagggtacaggaacagagagatctgggggtatacgtgcacaaatcattCAAGGGAGCAGGGCAGGctcagaaagcggttaaaaaaacatcctggatcctgggctttttaaatagaggcatagagtacaaaagtatggaagtcatgatgaacctttataaaacactggttcggccacaacgggagtatggtgtccagttctgggcaccgcactttaggaaggatgtgaagtccttggagagggtgcagaatagatttaccagaatgattccagggatgagggactttagttatgtggatggactggagaagctggggttgttctccttggaacagagacggttgcgaggagatttgatcgaggtgtttaaaatcatgaagaaactattcccattgacagaagggttaaaaaccagaggtcatagatttaaggtgattggcaaaagaagcaaaggtgacttgaggaaaaacttttttacacagcgagtggttaggatctggaatgcacggcccgaggggatggtggaggcagattcaatcgtggacttcaaaagggaactggataagtaatgaaaggaaaaaatttggagggctacagggatagggcaggggagtgggactagcttgattgctcttgcatagaaccagcacggactcgatgggccgaatggcctccttccgtgctgtcacctttctgtgattcgaTGAACAAGTTGCCTGcatgcacagtgtgtgtgtgtggactgcaaGTGTTGGAAAGGGGACTGGCGACCAATAGAAAGTATCTCGAGTTATAGGAGGTGTGTGGGGTTAATGGGGACCAGTGATATCAGACACTGTGGTCTCCTGCACCTTCCTCGattccctgggggggggggtcgcagagGAATCTCCCAGAGTGTTTGCTTTCCTAACTTGGCCTCAGTTTCATCCTCTTTCtttggcctctcccaggagattgtgtgactgtgggagggagagggtgctgatggtgtgtgtgtgtgtgttgtttcaCCGTGCCAAGacaggacaggcttgatggacccgcCTGTCCTGATTTCATCTGTTTGTTAGTAACCCTGGCAACGCAGCTTTAGAAGAGGAGAAACAAGTGGCAGCGATGATTTCATTCCAACGTTCAAGGTGCTCACATcaaatccctcagtgctgcccctccctcagtgctgcccctccctcagtgctgcccctccctcagtgctgccccttcctcagtgctgcccctcccacagtgctgcccctccctcagtgctgcactccctcagtgctgcccctccctcagtgttgcccctccctcagtgctgcactcccacagtgctgcccctccctcagtgctgcccctccctcagtgctgcccctccctcagtgctgcccctccctcagtgttgcccctccctcagtgctgcactcccacagtgctgcccctccctcagtgctgcccctccctcagtgctgcccctccctcagtgctgcccctccctcagtaatcccctcccacagtgctgcccctccctcagtgctgcccctccctcagtgctgcactccctcagtgctgcccctccctcagtgctgcccctcccacagtgctgccactccctcagtgctgctctccctcagtgctgcccctccctcagtgctgcccctccctcagtgctgcactccctcagtgctgcccctccctcagtgctgcccctccctcagtgctgcccctccctcagtgctgcccctcccacagtgctgcccctccctcagtgctgcccctccctcagtgctgcccctccctcagtgctgcccctccctcaggactgcactgggagtgccagccgagattttgtgctccagtctctggagtgggtcttgaacccacaaccttctgaactaGAGGTGAGAGTAAGAAGGTCGTGgtttcaggccccactccagagatttcagcgcataatccgggctgacactccagtgcaggactgagggagcgctgcactgtcggaggggcagtactgagggagcgctgcactgtcggaggggcagtactgagggagtgctgcactgtcggaggggcagtactgagggagtgctgcattgtcggaggggcagtactgagggagtgatgcattgtcggaggggcagtactgagggagtgctgcattgtcggaggggcagtactgagggagtgatgcattgtcggaggggcagtactgagggagtgctgcactgtcggaggggcagtactgagggagtgctgcactgtcggaggagcagtactgagggagtgatgcattgtcggaggggcagtactgagggagtgctgcactgtcggaggggcagtactgagggagcgctgcactgtcggaggggcagtactgagggagtgctgcactgtcggaggggcagtactgagggagcgctgcactgtcggaggggcagtactgagggagtgctgcattgtcggaggggcagtactgagggagtgatgcattgtcggaggggcagtactgagggagtgctgcactgtcggaggggcagtactgagggagtgctgcactgtcggaggagcagtactgagggagtgatgcattgtcggaggggcagtactgagggagtgatgcattgtcggaggggcagtactgagggagtgatgcattgtcggaggggcagtactgagggagtgatgcattgtcggaggggcagtactgagggagtgatgcattgtcggaggggcagtactgagggagtgctgcactgtcggaggggcagtactgagggagtgctgcactgtcggaggagcagtactgagggagtgatgcattgtcggagaggcagtactgaaggagtgctgcactgtcggcggggcagtagtgagggagcgctgcactgtcggagaggcagtactgagggagtgctgcactgtcggagaggcagtactgagggagtgctgcattgtcggaggggcagtactgagggagtgctgcactgtcggaggggcagtactgagggagtgctgcactgtcggaggggcagtactgaaggagtgctgcactgtcggcggggcagtactgagggagtgatgcattgtcggagaggcagtactgagggagtgatgcactatcggaggggcagtactgagggagtgatgcattgtcggaggggcagtactgagggagtgatgcattgtcggaggggcagtactgagggagtgctgcactgtcggaggggcagtactgagggagtgctgcactgtcagagaggcaatactgagggagtgctgcactgtcagagaggcagtactgagggagtgatgcactatcggaggggcagtactgagggagtgatgcattgtcggaggggcagtactgagggagtgatgcattgtcggagggacagtactgagggagtgatgcattgtcggagaggcagtactgagggagtgatgcactgtcggaggggcagtactgagggagtgatgcattgtcggagggacagtactgagggagtgatgcattgtcggagaggcagtactgagggagtgatgcactgtcggaggggcagtactgagggagtgatgcactgtcggaggggcagtactgagggagtgctgcactgtcggaggggcagtactgagggagtgctgcactgtcggaggggcagtactgagggagtgctgcactgtcggaggggcagtactgagggagtgatgcactgtcggaggggcagtactgagggagtgctgcactgtcggagatg
This sequence is a window from Heptranchias perlo isolate sHepPer1 unplaced genomic scaffold, sHepPer1.hap1 HAP1_SCAFFOLD_260, whole genome shotgun sequence. Protein-coding genes within it:
- the LOC137310534 gene encoding major histocompatibility complex class I-related gene protein-like — protein: MLLVTLLNVYCVPNVSSDFHILAFYYILSRGGAEMPEYSLVAMLDDYEIVYFDSTLQRTVPRQQWMADSFDNHHWDAIAITMAGFHGLVRGNAEIFYRQQHGASSVFFVQGMCGCELNSDNSTEGFIKFGYDGEDAYVFDKDRLSWIAVNPEFQTLADRWNANTFMNKYFKTLLEKDCVKWLLIYLRAGREALQRKVAPEVFIGKRSDGDRVLRVSCLVSGFYPWAIEVTWLGNGEEVADIESSDVLPNQDMTYRVLKTIELSGDDRKSYSCHIEHASLLRGINVPWERATEGGTNVGIGTGAAAVSLTLLGIIVGIGFWSKRQNRRDQQSPSETSKAHQRPVETGRVLP